The Candidatus Curtissbacteria bacterium genome segment AACTCTTGTAACCGACCAATTACTTATAGTATGCGAATCAAAAGATTGTCATCCGCTTGGCCACTCCCTTTGGGAGATCGCAGCGTTTGGTAGGGGAGAGATAGTCAGCGAGTGGGAACTTGAAGATTTAGGCATTAAAGTAGTTAAATTAAGACATTGGCCTGGCGCACCATCCCCTGCCGGTAAACCTGCTCAAAAAGGCGCTTAACTCAAGAAAGCGATTACACACTTCCGAGATGCCAATGACAATAAAGATGATTTTTTCTGCTCGCTCTTGTAAACTTGAAAGACGATACCGAGGGCTTTCAGCCCTCGGAAGTTTATGAAGCTAAAACACGTAGTCTCCGCGACACAATTTGACACTGATACACTGCGTAAATTGTTTAATACCGCCTCAAAAATTAAAAACGGTAATTACCCAAAGAAAGCTCTTAATGGAAAAATTATGGCAGCAATTTTCTATGAACCCTCAACAAGAACGAGGCTTTCTTTTGAAGCCGCAATGCAAAGACTTGGTGGGCAAGTCATTTCTACTGAAAACGCGAGTCAATTTTCATCCGCGTCCAAAGGTGAAACCCTAGAGGATACTGTAAGAATAATAAGTTCTTACGCGGACGTCATTGTTCTAAGGCATTTCTCACCGGGGGCTTCAGATATCGCGTCCAAATTTTCATCGGTCCCTGTTATTAACGCCGGGGACGGGAACGGAGAACATCCAACGCAAGCATTGCTTGACCTTTTTACAATTTTTGGGAAATTTTCAAAAAATGGATCCTTGCCGCCAAAATTCACAGTTGCAATGGTAGGAGATTTAACAAATGGTAGAACGATACACTCCCTATCGTACTTGCTTTCGCTTTACCCAAAAGTAAAAATAATTTTTGTTTCGCCAAAAGCACTCACAGCGCCAAATAGCTTAACGAGTCACTTAAGAGAGAAAAATATTGATTTCTTAGAAACTGAAGACTTTAAGTATGCCTTAAAAGTTGCTGACGTTGTTTATCAAACGCGGATACAAAAGGAAAGATTCAAAGGCAAAAAAGATTATAAGAAATATTTCGGCAGTTTTATTCTCGACAATAAAACGATTTCTCTTATGAAAAGAAATGCGGCAATAATGCACCCCCTTCCTCGAGTGAATGAAATTAACCCTGAGATAGACGATGACAAGAGATCGATATACTTTGAACAAGCCCAAAATGGGCTTTATATTCGAATGGCTTTGCTTCTTTTTCTCTTTGACAAAGCCTAAATCACAAAGCGATAATGTTTTAATGGCGGACAAGCCCCACCTAACAGTTATAATTCCAGCCTACAACGAAGAGCCTAACTTCAAGAAGGGGACCATAGACGGCGTTCCTGAGTATTTGGAAAAGCAAAATTATTCTTGGGAAATACTAATAGTCGATGATGGTTCCGACGACAATACAGCATCACTTGCCGAAGAATTTGCCAAAAAGCATAACAACATACGAGTTATTAAAAATCCTCATCAAGGTAAGGCCGAAACAGTTAAAACCGGGGTAGAAAAGGCAGACGGTGAGCTGATTCTTTTTACGGACTTTGACCAAGCGACTCCTATATCTGAAGCAGAAAGACTACTTCCATTTTTCCCCGAATACGATATAGTTATCGGCTCAAGACAGTTACCGGGAGCCAAAAGAGAAAAAGAGCCGATATACAGGCACATAATGGGCCTAGGATTTAATTTAGTAGTCCAAGTAATCGCGATTCGTGGAATTTGGGACACACAAGCAGGGTTTAAATGCTTTAAGGCAGAAGTTGCTAAAGAACTATTCGGTCATTTGCAAGTGTACGGCCGCGGCAAGAAAGTTAAAGGAGCTCTTGTTACCGCTTTTGACGTGGAGCTTTTATTTATCGCTAAAAAGAAAGGCTATAAAATTAAAGAAGTTGCGATCGCTTGGCATCATGTTGCGACAACTCGCGTCAGCCCAATTAAAGATTCTTTAAGAATGTTTCGCGACGTTCTTAAGGTAAGACTTAATGATATAAAAGGTGTTTACAAATAACTTCAAAGGATTAGAAAAAGTCCTTCTCGTTATAAATTTTTTTCTGTATTTGCCTCTAGCAATTTTTTCCTATTCTTACGTCGATTTAAATCTAACCCTCTCACAAAATCCGCTGGCCCTCAGCATCATTAGCACTTTGCAACAACTGGGATATTTCAACAGACAGTCAGCAACATTCATTTTTATATTTTCAATAACCACAGTTTTTTGTTTTTTTGCTTACAATCTTTGGCTTTTTAAAAAAGGGAAAATATCCGCAAATTATCTTAAAGTTGCAACAATAGGTAACACTATTATTCTCATTTTTGCTTACCCTTTTCTTTCATCCGACATTTTCAACTACATGTTTGATGCAAAAATTATTACGCAGTATCACGCCAATCCTTACACACATAAACCATTAGATTTTCCAAGCGACGAGTGGATAAGATTTATGCGCTGGGTACACAGATACTCTCCCTACGGACCATTATGGCTCGTTATGTCGACAATTCCCTCAATCCTAGGATTTGGAAAGTTCATAACAACCCTTTTCGCATTTAAAATCTCAATCGGCATCTTCCATCTAGTGAACTCTTATCTTATCTACAGAATACTCAAAATAACAAATCCCAAAGCACTTTTACTGGGCACTGCGTTCTATGCAATGAATCCGCTCTTTCTCATAGAAGGAGTCGCAAACGGCCACAATGATCTTATTTTGGCAACCTTTTTACTTGCATCCATATTTCTTTTTACGAGCAAGAGATATTCTTTGTCACTAATAACACTTCTTGCCGGAGCTTTAGTAAAGTACATACCGATTCTTAATCTACCTTGGCTCATTTGGGCAAAGCTAACAAAACAAAAAAACGTCGAAAAGCTAATTTTTCTTAACTTGCTTACGATGATTGCGTTCACGATTATATTTTCGACCACTAAAATATCGACCCCCTTTGTCTCTTCTGGCGCAACACAAGTTCAATTCCAACCATGGTATCTTTTTTGGACAGTACCGTACGTCTCCTTACTTGCAAAAAAAGAGTTGATTTTAGCGGCTTTTATAGTCTGTTATGGCGCGATGCTAAGGTATTTGCCCTTCCTTTATTATGGTGACTGGTCTCAACCAGGAACAACCACATTTATGAAATTTTCGATTTTAATTCCTTTAATAATTGCCGCAGTAATATCTGTTATTCCTCGTTTTTCCAAAAGATGATACACACTGCTTGGCCTGTTGCCTTAGTAATACTTTTAGTTGCAACAGCCTACTCACACTTTTTAATTAAGAGAAAATCGACAATTTTGTTGAGTTTTTTGCTCCTTGTTATAAGCCCGTACTTTCTGATGCTCATATTTTCAAACCCAACAATCACTGAAGAATTTCCAACGATTGTAAAATGTAATCAAGGATCCAACAACTTCTCCTGTCTAGCGTCCACGGAATTTTTATTCTTCAACGCAAATGAGTACTTCCCTAAAAACATCGGCGATTATGGTCTCTTTCTCCCAAGCTTTATTTTTCTAACTCTCGCTGGGATCTATCGAGTATCTAAAGAAAGAGAGCCTTCTTACTTAGGACTTTTAGTATTGCTCGCGCTTTCTATTTTCGTGTCGTACATTCAACCAGAAAACAACCTCTCCAGAAAACTATTATTCGTGCCAATACTTTCAGTCTTAATAACCATCGGCGCAGACCAAATATTTTTCCCAAAAAAGCGTAATTTAAAATACATAGTGACATCTTTAGGGCTAATTCTCCTCGTCTCATATGAAGCTGCGAGAATGTATCAAATTATTATCTATCACAATCCGTTTGCATAAATGAATAGAAAACTCATTCTCACACTTATCATTGTTTTCGCTGCTTTCCTGCGCCTTTACGACTTGCAGCACTTCCCTCCCGGTCTTTATTCGGACGAAGCCGCATATGGATATAACGCCTATTCAATACTAAAAACTGGCCGTGACGAATATGGAAATTTCCTACCACTCACCCTCAAAAGCTTCGGCGATTATAAACCTGTTGGGACCGCTTACTTAACCATTCCTTTCGTTGCGATTTTTGGGTTGAATGAAATTGCCGTTCGCCTGCCTTCTGCTATCTTTGGCACGGTCACTATCGCCTTAGTCTACTTTATTGCTAAAGAAATCAACTCCGAACCAGCTTATGAAAAAACACTTAAATTTCTTCCAGAAACAGCGAGTCTAATGCTCGCCATATCTCCATGGCATATTCATCTGACAAGAAGCAGCATGCTAGTAGGAATTGAGAGTGCCTTAATCGCCTCGGGATTTTTATTCTTCATAAAAGGTCTAAAAAATTCAAAATTCCTTTTTGTGTCAGCTGCTTCTTTCGTTGCTGCTATCTATACTTATTATGGTTCCAGATTAACGGTTTTATTACTTATCCTAAGTCTTGTTCTAATTTTTCATAAAAGACTATCTCAACTTAAAACCGCGGTCGCAAAAAGTATTATTTTTGCCCTAATTCTTCTTCTGCCAATGGCGCTTTCAATTGTCAGAGACCCCAGTGCACTACTTGGCCGGGTTTCAACAATTAGTATTTTTTTCGATCCGGGTATTAAATCTAAGCTTTGGGAAATGCACACCTTAGATGGAGCAAATTTTCCACCGCTCGTTAGCCGTTTCTTTCACAACAAGCCTTACTTTTACTTTACAGATTTCCAAAGACGTTATCTTCAACACTTTTCTTTTGATTTTTTGGCAGTAAGCGGTGATCCGCATCCTCCATTTAATATTCCAAAAATGGGTCAACTTTATCTTTTAGAAATTCCTTTTATAGTCGTCGGATTAATTTATTTAATCTCCATGCAATCTAAAATCACTCGCTCTCTGCTCGCCTATTTACTGATTGCTCCTGTTGCGGCCTCCTTAACTTTTATTACGCCAGCTGCAAACAGATCATTCAATATGGTAGTTCCTCTAACGCTTGCCTCAGCAGCCGGTATCTTGGTAAGTGCCAACTATGTGAGTAGGAAAACTAAAATTAAGTCAAAAGCTTTCATCGCAACAATAATTATCCTTTACGTTGCTTCTTTCACTTTTTATTTAAATTCTTATTTTAAAAAAATCCCTATGGAAATACCTGACTCATGGCACTACGGAAGACGTCAATTAGTGGAAAAAGTAAGCAAACACGAAGACAGCTATGAAAAAGTTCTGTTAACGGAAGAGGAAGGACCGACTTACATTTGGCTGCTTTTTTATAAACAATACGAACCTGAGACCTATTGGGAAAGTGCTAAGATAACTCCTCAACCAGACTATTTAGGCTGGCTGCACATTCTTTCTTTTGGTAAATATTATTTTGAACCAGATCTTAACTGGGAAGAAAGAGAAAAAGAACCAAAAACACTTTACGTCGCATATCGTGACCAACTACCCGACAACTGGGAAGGTCAAGTGCAAGATAAGAATTATAAATTAGTAATCGATGAAAGAATCCTTTACCCTAACGGCAAAACAGTCTACAAGATTGGGCATTTATCTGAAGCAAAATGAAAAAATACTTAGGCCCGCAATTTATAACGGATTGGCAGAAAACTGCGATTTCAAATCGCAGTTTTGATGCCAAACGGCTACATACTTCTCCAGCATTGGAGAAAGACACAGGTTTTCTGCCACCCGATGTAAACTTAAAGAGTAAAACTCCAGCACTTATGCTGGAGAAGTTTATGAGGACCGCAAGCTCTGCTTACCTGCTAGTTTTTTTAGTCACATTAATTGCTTTATGGCCATTTTTTAGAAAGGGGTTTTATCAAAGTCATGACGGCGAGTGGATGGTCATTCGCTTTTCTGCTTTTCATCAAACATTAGCGGCAGGACAATTTCCAGTAAGGTTTGTTGACAGACTAAATAATAATTACGGATACCCCGTTCTTAATTTTCTTTACCCTCTTCCATTTTATCTCGCAGAATTTCCAAAAGCGGCTGGACTTGGATTTGTTGAAAGCGTCAAAGTAATTTTTGTCACTTCAACAATTTTTTCTTCTCTTGCTATGTTTTGGGCGCTTTCGCAAAAGTTTTCAAAAGCTGCAAGCACAACAGGAGCCATTGTTTATACTTTTGCTCCTTATAGATTTGTAGATCTTTACGTCAGAGGCTCTATTGGTGAAAGCATGGCCTTTGCTTTTGTACCACTTATCCTAGGAAGTATTTTCAAAATAGAAAAAGGTGATAAGAAGTTTTTCCCGATTCTTTCGATTTCAACGTTCTTTCTTATTCTCTCCCACAACGTAATAGCTCTCCTATTCATCCCACTACTGTTCATTTCGGCGCTCTTGATTCAAAAAAAATCGAGATTAAGACTCGTTGTGAGCCTTCTATTAGGTATAGCTGCATCAAGCCTCTTTTGGATACCAGCTCTTTACGATCTTAAATTCGTCCGACTATCACAAATAAAAGTATCAGAAATAGAAAACCATCTTGTGAGTCTTGAAAAACTTTTACTGCCATCATGGGGATATAATCCAAACCCAAATGATCCTCACGGCATGTCTGTGCAAATTGGATTAATTGCAGTACTAATGTTTATCGCGACTTTAATTCTGATACTAAAAACTAAGGGTAAAAATTTCCTCTTACTCTTTTACCTGAGTGTATTTGCGATGATCTTGTTTCTGCTGACGAAACAATCCCAGTTTTTTTGGCAAACTGTATCTTTTGTAGATATCATTCAGTTCCCCTGGAGGATGCTCTCCATTATTGTTTTTGTATCGGCCATAATGACAGCTTACGTTGTAGACTCCATACCAAAAAAACAAAACATAGTCGCGCTTATAATCTTAATTTCAGCGATATTAGCAGCCCTCCCTTACACTAGACCAAGCGCTTTTGTAGATAGAGCAGAAGGTTACTATGCAACCAACGAAGACACAACCACAGTTCGGGATGAATATATGCCCCTCTGGGTCAAAGAAAAAAGTGTATCAAGAGCGAACGAAAAAGTGCAAGTAGAAGGAAAAGGCGAAGTTACGAATCTTAATATCAGACCCGCAAACTACCAGCTAGATATAAAAGCTTTAGACAAACTCAAAGTGCAAGTGAACACTATATATTTCCCGGGGTGGCAGGTAAGATCAAATGGCCAAACCATCCCTATTGATTATCAAAACAACTTAGGCTTAATACGCTTTTATTTGCCAGAAGGCACACACAAAGTTATAATCAAATACACAAGATCGTCTGTCCATCTTGCTGCAGAAGTTATATCTCTTGCAGCACTTTTTGTAATCGGAGCATACTTCATTTATATATGGCGAAAACAAGATTCTTAGTTACGGGCGGAGCCGGATTCATCGGCTCCGAAATCGTCAGACAGCTGCTGGAACGTGGTTTTGAAGTCAAGGTTGCCGATGACCTGTCCAAGAAAGACGCTTCTGTCGACAGTCGAGTGGAGTTCGTGAAAGTTGATCTTACAGACGCTGAAGCGACAAAAAAAGTTTTTAACGGAATCGATATCTGCATAAACGCCGCTGCCAAAATCGGTGGCATCGGATACTTCCACAAGTACCCAGCAACAATTCTTTCCGAAAATAACAAAATCTACAGCAGTACTTTTGAGGCAGCAACAAAAGCAAAAATTAAACGCTTAGTTTATATCTCCTCTTCTATGGTCTTTGAGTCGGCAACACATTTTCCAAGTAAAGAGGAAGACGTGATTAAAATTCCACCACCAGTTTCCTCCTACGGATTCTCCAAGCTTTCCGGTGAATGGTATTGCCAATCTTTCTGGGACCAGTATAAACTGCCCTATTCTATCTGTCGGCCTTTCAACGCATACGGCATTAACGAATTTCCTGAAAGAGAAATCGGCTATGCCCACGTAATCCCGGATTTGGTGAGAAAAATAATAGAAGGACAATATCCACTCGAGCTCTTAGGAGATGGAACACAAACAAGGTGTTTTACGCATGTTCGCGATATAGCAGACGGTATTATTACCGTTGCTCTTCACCCAAAAGGTGAAAATGAAGATTTCAACATCGGCACGGAAAAAGAAATAAAAATGATAGATCTTGCCAAAAAAATATGGGAAGTTATGGGCGAAGAAAAACCGTTCAAGGTAAAGTTTGTAAAAGGCTTCAAATTTGATATAAAGAGAAGAGTTCCCGATACCACGAAAACCAAAAAAGTTGTCGATTGGGAACCGAAAGTAAAGTTTGAAGACGGCTTAAAGGAGGTAATAGCTTGGCTACAAGAGCAAAGAGCTCAGGGAAAACTGCAAAGGTAGCGGTCGCAGTAGTCGGCATCGGAAGAGTTGGTGCTCCACTGGCACTGTTCCTTGCCGAGGGCGGCCATCTTGTCTACGGCCTTGATGTAGACCAAGAGAAAATCAATGTGCTTTCTAAAAAGCAAATGCCCTTCATGGAAGAAGGCGCGCCGGAACTCCTAAAAAAGCATATAGGTAAAAACTTTCGTGTCTCCACAGATTTCTCAAACATCGCCAAAGCAAAAATAATTATCCTAACGCTTGGAACTCCAGTCGACGAGAATATGAACCCTAGCCTTGTTCAAATAGACAAAGCGCTAGCTGTAGCCCGTCCTCACCTAAGACGCGGGCAGCTTTTAATCTTAAGATCAACGGTTTCGCCTGGAACGACCAACTACGTAAAAGCATATCTCGAAGACGAAGGATTCAAAGTAGGCATTGACTTCTATCTGGCATTTTGTCCGGAAAGAATCGCGGAAGGGAAATCGCTAATAGAACTAGCTCAAATTCCTCAGATAATTGGTGGAGTAGACAAAGCAAGCTCTCAAAAGGCCGCCGCCTTTTTCAAAGGTTTGGGAATCGAAGTTAATTTGGCAGATTCTGTCTCAGCAGAACTCGCCAAGCTCTTCACAAATATGTACAGATACATCAATTTCGCGATCGCAAACGAATTCATGATTCTCGCCGGCAATTATCACAGAGACGTTTATCAAGTCGTAGATTTAGTCAATAAAAATTACAAAAGAGGCGGGCTTTCGCTGCCAGGGCTTACAGGTGGTCCTTGTCTCTTTAAGGATGGATTTTTCTTAATAAGCGATATTCCTTTTGCCGATTTAATTTCGACGAGCTGGAAGATTAACGAATCAATTCCTTTATTCTTAATTAATAAAGTAAGAGAGCGGACCCGAATGAAAGGTAAAAAAGCCGTAATCCTTGGCCTCGCCTTTAAGGCGGAAATTGACGATATTAGAGAATCACTCGCATTCAAAGTCAAAAAGGCGCTCGAACGGGAAAGGGCAAACGTTTTTCTTCACGACCCCTACGTTCCCGGCTATCAGAACGATCTTGACGAAACCCTAAAAGACGCAGATCTTATTTTCCTAGCAACAAACCACAACTATTATAAGCAGCTAGATATAGCCAAAGTTAAAAAGCTAGTCTCGAAATCATGTGTTATCTGCGACGTATGGAATGTTTTCAAAACCAACAAAATTATTTTTACAATCAAATCCCTAGAAACTCACATGGCAAGGACCAACGGAAAGACTAAAGAAAGCCTCGATGAAATCTTCGAAGGAAAGTGGCAAGAATTGTAGTCCTAACCCCTAACTTAGCTTTACACTGATCCTATTCTCATTTACAATTTACTCATGAAACTTTCAGTCGTCATGCCCGTTTACAACGAGGGTGATGTAATCGGCGAGACAGTAAATCGGGTTGAAACAATAGTAAAAACTCCTCACGAGCTTCTTATTATTTACGATATGGACAACGATACATCAATTCCTCCCGTAAAAAAACTACAAAAAAAGTATCCAAATGTAAAACTTGTGAAAAATATGTACGGTGGGGGAGCGTTAAACGCTCTCAAAACAGGGCTTAAAACAGCAAAAGGGGATGCAGTTTGCATTATGATGTCCGATTTAACTGACGATCCTAAGGTTCTTAACACAATGGTGGACAAATTCAACCAGGGATATGACGTTATCGCTGCGTCAAGATACATGAAGGGCGGCCGACAAATAGGGGGGCCTAAATTTAAAAGGTTCTTAACAACTACCGCAGGTCTAAGCCTCCATTACTTCTTTGGCCTTCCCGTTCACGATGCGACTAATTCCTTTCGGCTCTACTCGAGAAGATTCCTCGACAAAGTAAAAATAGAGTCGGATGGAGGATTCGAACTGGCGATTGAATTTACAGTGAAAGCACATTACGGAGGATACAAGGTTACGGAAGTCCCCACCACCTGGACTTATCTCGACAAGGAATCAAGGTTTAACATGAAAAAGTGGATTCCAAAATATTTTAAATGGTATTTATGGGCCGTTAATAAAAGAATCTCGGGTTGTCCAAAATCCACTAAATGAATTTTCGAAAAAGTCTGTTGGGAATTTTTTTAATTCTTTTGTTCCCCTCTCTCGTATTTTTTTCTCTACTACCGCATTATTTTTTTCAAGACGACTGGTTCGTTTTAAATGTCACAGATATTTCCTCCCTACGAGAATTCGTATCGCTATTTTCTTTCAGAACTGACGTTGTTTATTGGAGACCACTCGGGATGTTTTTATACTTTCTAATTGCAAAAACAATGTTTGGTTTAAATGCACTAAATTTTTCTCTCCTTATTTTCGCCTTTCACATTGCAAATAGTTATCTGGTTGGCTATTTGTCCCTGCAGCTGTTTAAAAACCGGCTTGCGGCTTTCTTGTCATCACTGCTTTATGCAACTGCCGCTTTCCACTTTCTAACTCTTTCTTGGTTTTCGCTAGCATGGGTCGCAATTGGCACAACACCCTTTTTGCTCTCTTTGATTTTCTATATAAAATACAGAAGTAAAAGAAACAACAAATACCTGGTCTTTTCTTTAGTCTCTTTCATCATGTCTCTTACAGCAACAGAGTTTGCTATAACCTTACCCGCGTTTATCGTTATCTTGGAGTTTTTTGCAGGATTAAGTAGACGAGACATAATTAAAAAAATTAGCCCAATCCTAATTTTTACAACGCCGGTAATTATTCTTTACCTTCTGGCTAGATTCGTTTTTTTCCCAATTCCAGCAGAAGGCGATTATCAAATAACGATAGATCGTCAAGTGACCAAAACTCTAGCCTGGTACTTTTTGTGGCTCCTAAATATTCCAGAGGAATTAAAATATCAAATAATCGTCTCGAAATTACAACTAACACACACTTTTCTAAGAGACTCCGGAAAACTTTTTCTGCCCACGCTTCTATTAATATCAACAACGCTGTCGACTTTTAGCTTGCTCTTGTTGGCGTCGCTTAAATTCAAGATGGCAAAACTTCTAGGATTTTCACTAATCGCTTTTGTAGTCGGCATAATGCCAGTTTTATTTTTACCCTCCCATTCATACCCTTACTACCTAAGCATCGCCTCAATATTCCCCTTCATCTCAATAGGCTACCTTTTATCTGCAATTTATAATATGGATAATAAAATACTTACTATGCTCGCCGCGTCATTCACTCTAAGTCTCATCGCACTCTCTTTTCTTACAGTATTTCTAACAACAAGACTCCACTGGGCGGCAGGAGAACAACGTATTTCAAAAGAGATAGTTGAAAAGACAACAGATATGTACAAGCATATGCCAAACGGCTCAGAAATAGTTCTATATACAGCAGGCCCCCAAACGAAACAGTCATTAATGGACCAATATGCCTTCAAAGTTATTTATAATAATAAAAGCGTAAAAACTACTTATTTAGAAGATAGGAAATTTCCGGAAGCTGACAAAAACCGATACTACGTAAATATAAAAGAATGAGAAAAAATATCCTGCCGCTAATTTTTATTCTTGCGATAACAATAGTCTTATCACTGCCGCTCCTTAAGCCCGGTCTACACACTATTCACGACGATCAGCAAATAGCAAGACTTTACCTTTTCGATGAAGCTATAAAAAGCGGCCAATTTCCCGTCCGCTGGGTAGACGATCTTGGGTTTGGATTTGGTTACCCACTGTTCAATTTCTACCCGCCATTCGTGTACATGCTAGGAGAAATATTCCATATAGTCGGATTTACCTTTATTGATAGTATCAAGTTAGTTTTTTTCTCAAGCATTATCGCGTCCGGATTATTTATGTACCTTTTGGCAAAAGAATTATGGGGCAGATGGCCAGCCACAATCAGCGCAACTTTTTACATGCTTGTTCCTTATCGTGCTCTCGACATTTACGTAAGAGGAGCCCTTGCCGAGTCTTTTGCGTTCGTCTGGCTGCCCGCAATTTTATGGAGTTTTTACAAGCTTGAAACAACCAAAAAAAGAGTTTATATAGTCACATCCGCCATGTTTCTCGCGCTTCTGATGATCACTCACAACCTTATTTTTCTGCCTTTTATGCTACTTTTCCCTTTTTACTTATTATTCCTTTTTCTTAAATCTAAAGATAAAAAGAGATCATTTATTCTCTATACAAGTTCAGCTATCCTCGCCTTAGGCACCTCGGCGTTCTTTTGGCTACCAGCCATCTTTGAAAAGAGATACACCATTGTCGATCAATTGCTCCTTGTAAACCTTGCAAGCTACCAGATTCACTTTGTTTATTTACAGCAATTGTGGAATTGGACGTGGGGATTCGGAGGGTCTTCAGTTGGGCTTACAGATGGAATTTCGTTTAAAATTGGAAAACTCCATTTACTCGCATCTTTTGCAGCCTTAATACTTTCAACGTTTTATATTATAAAAAACAAAAAAATTTCCCTATGGCCAATACTATTTTTTATTCTCATGATTATCGCCGCTTTCATGACTACCCAGTACTCTAAAATAGCGTGGGATAACATTACCCCTCTGGGATACCTTCAGTTTCCATGGCGTTTCTTAATATTCACGGCGCTCTTTAGCTCTCTACTTGCCGGCGCCCTTGTGTACCTTTTAAGAATTTCGATTTTAAAAATAAGTATTGGTGTTATCCTAATTCTTTTACTAGTCCCTAACCTGAAGCTCTACAGACCACAATCATACAGAAATGGTTTGACGGATCAAGTAGCAACTTCCAGAGAAGAAATTAGGTGGAATGTGTCAAAGACGTCATACGAGTACCTACCAAAAGGTATAGATCTTGTAAAAGACGAAAAAGGAATTAATATACCTCAAGTTGACAGAAATAACATCCCAAAGCAAAAGGTTGAGGTCATCGAAGGCAATGCAAAGTTTGAAGACATAAAGGGCTCCCCTACCGAAGTAACTTTTACGTCAAGATCAAATGAAGGGGCACAAATAAAGGCGAACATTTTTAACTTTCCCGGGTGGGAAGTTAAACTCAATGGTCAGAAAATTTCAATTGACGACAATAATGCTCTGAAATTGATAACATTTGAAGTACCAGCGGGGGAGAGTAAAGTAGATATTGAGTTCAAGCAAACAGGCTTGAGGCTTGCAGCTAACCTGATAAGCCTTTTTGCAATTTTTTCTTTAATTACTCTTACAGTAACTAAATGGCAACCGAAGAAATTTTAGATTTACAATTAATTAAAAAAAGATCCGTTCATGGTATAGC includes the following:
- a CDS encoding YfhO family protein; amino-acid sequence: MRKNILPLIFILAITIVLSLPLLKPGLHTIHDDQQIARLYLFDEAIKSGQFPVRWVDDLGFGFGYPLFNFYPPFVYMLGEIFHIVGFTFIDSIKLVFFSSIIASGLFMYLLAKELWGRWPATISATFYMLVPYRALDIYVRGALAESFAFVWLPAILWSFYKLETTKKRVYIVTSAMFLALLMITHNLIFLPFMLLFPFYLLFLFLKSKDKKRSFILYTSSAILALGTSAFFWLPAIFEKRYTIVDQLLLVNLASYQIHFVYLQQLWNWTWGFGGSSVGLTDGISFKIGKLHLLASFAALILSTFYIIKNKKISLWPILFFILMIIAAFMTTQYSKIAWDNITPLGYLQFPWRFLIFTALFSSLLAGALVYLLRISILKISIGVILILLLVPNLKLYRPQSYRNGLTDQVATSREEIRWNVSKTSYEYLPKGIDLVKDEKGINIPQVDRNNIPKQKVEVIEGNAKFEDIKGSPTEVTFTSRSNEGAQIKANIFNFPGWEVKLNGQKISIDDNNALKLITFEVPAGESKVDIEFKQTGLRLAANLISLFAIFSLITLTVTKWQPKKF